From the genome of Sphingobacterium kitahiroshimense, one region includes:
- a CDS encoding DUF1398 domain-containing protein → MFTVEQIEEAHSKVKSGTDFPNYIREIKKLGVIAFDTWVRDSHTEYFGENEFKTVSKPSYENLEIKAVCDPLKFRDYLKIHQKGETDYFTFCKHCAESGVEKWTVSLHSMTCTYYDMADNEILTEKIPE, encoded by the coding sequence ATGTTTACAGTAGAACAGATCGAGGAGGCGCATAGCAAAGTCAAATCAGGAACAGACTTTCCTAACTATATTCGAGAAATAAAAAAGTTAGGTGTAATAGCATTCGACACTTGGGTAAGAGATAGTCACACCGAATATTTCGGTGAAAATGAATTTAAGACCGTTTCAAAACCCTCGTATGAGAACTTAGAAATTAAGGCAGTCTGTGATCCATTAAAATTTAGGGATTATTTAAAGATACACCAAAAAGGGGAGACTGATTACTTCACTTTTTGTAAACATTGTGCGGAGAGCGGTGTGGAAAAATGGACTGTTTCACTGCATTCCATGACATGCACGTATTATGACATGGCCGATAATGAAATTTTAACAGAAAAAATACCGGAGTAG
- a CDS encoding dihydrofolate reductase family protein, which produces MRKIRIFEHISLDGVIEHDGDYEYGAWTTAYRSPAGAALLFEAYGPNFDLLLGRTTYDIFSKFWPNAGDFPMANAINAATKYIATHSPKSLSWGPVEGLGTDVLQAITALKATAGPDLIIVGSSTLTSTLLDSGFVDEVVLITYPVLLGHGKRLLGDGITARELAFVSSKATPTGLLINTYKHIGPLKK; this is translated from the coding sequence ATGAGAAAGATTCGAATTTTTGAACATATTTCGCTTGATGGTGTGATTGAACATGACGGCGATTATGAATATGGGGCGTGGACGACTGCATATCGAAGCCCAGCTGGTGCAGCACTTCTTTTTGAAGCATATGGACCAAATTTTGACCTTCTCCTTGGACGTACTACCTATGACATATTCAGTAAATTTTGGCCCAATGCTGGAGATTTTCCAATGGCCAATGCGATCAATGCAGCTACTAAATATATTGCAACACACAGCCCAAAGAGTTTAAGCTGGGGTCCGGTGGAAGGCTTGGGCACGGATGTGCTTCAGGCAATTACAGCACTTAAGGCAACAGCTGGACCTGATCTGATTATTGTCGGAAGCTCCACGTTAACATCAACATTGTTAGATTCCGGATTTGTAGATGAGGTTGTATTGATAACCTATCCTGTTTTACTTGGTCACGGTAAACGATTGTTAGGAGACGGTATAACCGCGCGAGAACTTGCATTCGTAAGCTCTAAAGCAACTCCTACAGGACTGCTTATCAACACTTACAAGCACATAGGTCCTCTGAAAAAGTAG
- a CDS encoding alpha/beta hydrolase family protein has product MKLKLLLTFLTATCFINQLAAQDLPSKTVWEGKIENIRIFLRISKDSLTNQYVAVFDSPDQGAMGLKVSELKVTNDSVTAFSAQIGGGFYGAFKSGRTELVGEWKQGGALPLVLKRVEKEFEIKRPQMPKAPFPYKEEKVIYYNTDKSIQYGATLTLPDTNKQVPAVILITGSGQQDRDETLFGHKPFWVIADYLSRNGIAVLRVDDRGVGETTGEVMNATSLDFAGDVLVGMEFLKAHQGIDSKKIGLIGHSEGGIIGPMAAVQSKDVAFIVSLAGVGIKGRELMAMQLKSNYEQLGLNTEEVSRFDSLLNMLFDLSATYSDNEELKPIFAKKMKEWLNSQPEPFLAKLGYTGPQAYNNIDEFAARFFLPWMRSFLKYDPATTLTKIKIPVLALNGEKDVQVSAQENLSGFKTLLTKAGNKNFKVIAMPGLNHLFQHAKTGLVSEYVTIEETISPEVLNIMKNWIKSL; this is encoded by the coding sequence ATGAAATTAAAATTACTTCTCACTTTCTTAACAGCTACGTGCTTTATAAATCAATTGGCAGCACAAGATCTACCATCTAAAACAGTATGGGAGGGCAAAATAGAAAATATCCGTATATTTCTAAGGATATCGAAAGATAGCTTAACAAATCAGTACGTTGCCGTTTTTGATAGCCCAGATCAAGGTGCTATGGGATTGAAGGTTTCTGAGTTAAAGGTCACAAATGACAGTGTGACTGCTTTTTCAGCTCAAATAGGCGGAGGTTTCTATGGTGCATTTAAATCAGGTAGAACTGAATTGGTTGGCGAGTGGAAGCAAGGAGGCGCACTACCATTGGTTTTAAAAAGAGTTGAAAAGGAATTTGAGATTAAGCGGCCACAGATGCCCAAGGCTCCTTTCCCTTACAAGGAAGAAAAAGTTATTTACTACAATACCGATAAATCAATTCAATACGGTGCTACTCTGACTTTACCTGATACGAATAAGCAAGTACCCGCTGTAATTTTAATTACAGGATCTGGGCAGCAAGATCGCGATGAAACTTTGTTTGGACATAAACCTTTTTGGGTCATTGCTGATTATCTGAGTAGAAATGGTATTGCTGTATTACGTGTTGATGATCGCGGTGTTGGAGAAACGACAGGTGAGGTGATGAATGCGACATCATTGGATTTTGCGGGAGACGTGCTGGTCGGTATGGAATTCTTGAAGGCACATCAGGGGATTGATAGCAAAAAAATAGGCCTTATAGGACATAGCGAAGGTGGTATTATTGGCCCTATGGCAGCTGTGCAGTCTAAGGATGTAGCCTTTATCGTTAGTTTGGCAGGAGTAGGTATTAAAGGCCGGGAATTAATGGCGATGCAGTTAAAGAGTAATTATGAACAGCTCGGATTAAATACGGAAGAGGTTAGTAGATTTGACAGTCTGTTGAATATGTTATTTGATCTTTCGGCGACTTATTCAGACAATGAGGAACTCAAGCCAATATTTGCAAAGAAAATGAAAGAATGGCTCAATAGCCAGCCTGAGCCATTCCTGGCTAAGCTTGGTTATACCGGACCGCAGGCTTATAATAATATTGATGAATTTGCGGCAAGATTCTTTCTGCCCTGGATGCGCTCTTTTTTGAAATATGATCCAGCAACCACTTTAACAAAAATTAAGATACCAGTCTTAGCTTTGAACGGAGAAAAAGATGTGCAGGTATCGGCTCAGGAAAACCTTTCTGGTTTTAAAACGTTGCTTACCAAAGCAGGAAATAAAAATTTTAAAGTGATTGCGATGCCCGGGTTGAATCACCTGTTTCAGCATGCAAAAACAGGTCTAGTGAGTGAATATGTTACTATTGAAGAAACGATTTCACCTGAGGTGTTAAATATCATGAAGAATTGGATAAAGAGTTTGTAA
- a CDS encoding NAD-dependent epimerase/dehydratase family protein — protein MKTKDLVLVSGANGHLGNNLVRLLINKGFRVRASVRNIRNLDYFNDLDCEVVQADITDKQSFKNALQGVDTFYAVGAAFKLWAKDPQKEIYDVNMQGIRNTIEAAAEAGVSKIVYVSSIAALNYTHTPTKESNGYNPDRRDAYYNSKNDGEKLAFKLAKELGVELISVMPGAMIGSESLLPLNVSYAVLRLILNKKIPMDTHIALNWVDVKDVAEGCYLAAEKGRSGERYILTNERCMSITETTKLAQKLYPELNLHIPVSVPKFILYGIAGLMQFAAKLSGRPPLITTKEIAMFSGLQQDFDISKARNELGFNPKSSQQAVKEALVYLMEHKKML, from the coding sequence ATGAAAACTAAAGATTTGGTATTGGTATCCGGAGCAAACGGGCATTTGGGAAACAACTTAGTAAGATTATTAATAAATAAAGGTTTTCGCGTTAGAGCGTCCGTCCGTAATATTAGAAATCTAGATTACTTCAACGATCTGGATTGTGAAGTCGTGCAGGCAGATATTACAGACAAGCAATCATTTAAAAACGCATTGCAAGGTGTTGATACTTTCTATGCCGTGGGGGCCGCATTTAAACTATGGGCTAAAGATCCACAGAAAGAAATCTACGATGTGAATATGCAAGGTATTCGTAATACCATAGAAGCAGCTGCAGAAGCTGGTGTTTCGAAAATTGTGTATGTAAGTTCCATAGCTGCTTTGAACTATACACATACGCCAACCAAAGAAAGCAACGGTTACAATCCGGACCGGAGAGATGCCTATTACAACTCCAAAAATGACGGTGAGAAACTTGCTTTTAAGCTCGCAAAGGAGTTAGGTGTTGAATTGATTTCCGTTATGCCTGGAGCAATGATAGGCAGCGAATCCTTACTTCCGCTTAATGTATCCTATGCAGTATTGAGGTTAATCTTAAACAAGAAGATTCCCATGGACACCCATATTGCACTCAATTGGGTCGATGTTAAAGATGTCGCCGAAGGTTGTTATCTGGCTGCAGAGAAAGGTAGGTCTGGAGAACGATATATCCTCACTAATGAAAGATGCATGAGCATTACCGAAACGACAAAACTTGCACAAAAGCTCTATCCCGAACTTAACCTGCATATTCCCGTTTCTGTCCCGAAGTTCATACTATATGGTATTGCCGGATTGATGCAGTTTGCAGCAAAGCTAAGTGGAAGACCTCCTTTAATTACAACTAAAGAAATCGCCATGTTCTCTGGATTGCAGCAAGATTTTGATATTTCCAAAGCAAGAAATGAATTAGGATTTAATCCCAAAAGTAGCCAACAGGCTGTTAAAGAAGCATTAGTTTATCTTATGGAACACAAGAAAATGCTTTAG
- a CDS encoding Crp/Fnr family transcriptional regulator produces MHAKFIELITKHVILSDQEKELCRRFMEPVLYPKNCIIEEEGKVPAYLYFVVSGFVRLFHYNEKGDEVTTHINCPPGFITSYINFSNQTRSDENLECITECKLLRIKRSDLDLLIQQTPSFKDFSIYVFQQSLSYNEKRSRELATLTAEQRYLKLMNEQPEILHHVPMQYIASFLGMNPKSLSRIRKNIIK; encoded by the coding sequence ATGCACGCCAAGTTTATTGAGCTTATCACCAAGCATGTTATCCTTTCCGATCAGGAAAAAGAATTATGCAGGCGTTTTATGGAACCTGTTCTTTATCCTAAAAATTGTATTATCGAAGAGGAAGGAAAGGTTCCAGCTTATCTATATTTTGTGGTATCAGGCTTTGTACGTTTGTTTCATTATAATGAAAAGGGTGATGAAGTGACGACTCATATCAACTGCCCTCCCGGGTTTATCACATCCTATATAAATTTTAGCAATCAGACCCGATCAGACGAAAATCTTGAATGCATCACCGAATGCAAGCTTTTACGTATTAAAAGATCTGATCTAGATCTTTTAATACAGCAGACACCATCATTCAAAGACTTTAGCATCTATGTTTTTCAGCAATCGTTATCGTACAATGAAAAAAGATCCAGGGAGTTGGCAACACTAACGGCAGAACAGCGGTATTTAAAACTAATGAACGAACAACCGGAAATACTTCATCACGTTCCGATGCAATACATCGCTTCTTTTTTAGGAATGAATCCTAAAAGTTTGAGCCGTATCCGTAAAAATATCATTAAGTAA
- a CDS encoding NAD(P)-dependent oxidoreductase produces MKFNQITIIDDCGIQESIVQKIAELSKSSILIFNNTPVSNEEIIQRIGDSDCILLSWKTIISAEILEACPSLKFIGLCCSLYDESAANVDIAAARKLGITVKGVRDYGDEGAAEFIFAQLIYLFQGLGKYQWKADSTELKGKSIGIIGLGTLGSMVATMAGHFGMKVFYYNRNRKTEAEQKGITYLPLHELLAICDVVTTHLPKNTILLGESEFSIKKKNSILINTSLGLTFDKVAFSQWLLTDESSYAIFDADGMAPYADELSKKNRVISSDKFAGFTAEAKIRLSEKVLENLLAYE; encoded by the coding sequence ATGAAATTTAATCAAATTACGATTATAGATGATTGTGGCATTCAAGAATCTATTGTACAAAAGATAGCCGAATTGTCGAAGTCGTCCATCCTTATATTTAATAATACACCCGTTTCTAATGAGGAAATTATTCAAAGAATTGGTGATAGTGATTGTATTCTTCTAAGTTGGAAGACAATTATTTCTGCTGAAATTTTAGAAGCTTGTCCGTCCTTGAAATTTATTGGACTTTGTTGCAGTTTGTATGATGAGAGTGCTGCAAATGTTGATATAGCAGCTGCGCGAAAACTAGGAATAACGGTTAAAGGTGTAAGGGATTACGGAGATGAAGGAGCTGCCGAATTTATCTTTGCTCAATTGATCTATTTATTTCAGGGATTAGGAAAATACCAATGGAAAGCTGACTCAACCGAATTGAAGGGGAAAAGTATAGGTATTATAGGTTTGGGAACCCTAGGGAGTATGGTCGCAACAATGGCAGGACATTTTGGAATGAAAGTGTTTTATTATAACAGAAATAGAAAAACAGAAGCCGAACAAAAAGGAATTACTTATTTACCACTCCATGAGCTTCTTGCTATCTGTGATGTGGTCACGACCCATCTTCCTAAAAATACAATTCTTCTTGGAGAGTCCGAGTTTAGTATCAAGAAAAAGAATTCAATATTGATCAATACATCATTAGGATTGACCTTTGATAAAGTAGCTTTTAGTCAATGGTTGCTTACTGATGAATCTTCTTATGCAATTTTTGATGCAGATGGAATGGCTCCATATGCTGACGAATTGTCTAAAAAGAACCGGGTTATCAGTTCTGATAAATTTGCGGGTTTTACCGCTGAGGCGAAAATAAGGTTATCTGAAAAAGTATTGGAAAACCTGTTGGCTTATGAATAG
- a CDS encoding HlyD family secretion protein, producing the protein MSQNQDQNQGTDSVENTGVKSSKVKQRMPKKKNRGTIVSMLVLLLVLAGLYWVIHAYFNIGNNRFTNAAQVESYINPINTRVSAYIKDIRFIEHQYVKKGDTLLILDDSEIQTQLGQAEAAYLSALASKHVTANSVRTATNNIGTAQYNSDAAQANIASAKARLWNAEQNFNRYKNLLKDEAVTRQQFDQVKTEYEASSAALEAVSSQYEAIANSRSTSVLTVTEVQSRLGMNDAEIKRAENALNMAKLNLSYTVITAPHDGIMGRRTINIGQLLSPSQQVATIVDSNNIWITANYREKQMENVMIGALATIQVDALGGKEFVGKITAISGATGARYAAVPLDNSTGNFVKVQQRIPVRIEFTSENKTEDLKLLRAGMNVEVTLR; encoded by the coding sequence ATGTCACAAAATCAAGATCAGAATCAAGGAACAGATTCGGTAGAAAATACAGGTGTTAAATCAAGTAAAGTAAAACAGAGAATGCCTAAAAAAAAGAACAGAGGAACGATCGTCAGTATGTTGGTGCTATTATTGGTATTGGCAGGACTCTATTGGGTGATCCACGCCTATTTCAATATAGGTAATAACCGTTTTACCAATGCAGCACAGGTCGAATCGTATATTAACCCGATCAATACACGGGTATCGGCCTATATCAAAGATATTCGTTTTATCGAGCATCAGTACGTAAAAAAGGGAGATACTTTGCTTATATTGGATGATAGTGAGATTCAGACTCAACTGGGGCAGGCGGAAGCTGCCTATTTGTCGGCACTTGCATCTAAGCATGTTACGGCTAATTCGGTCAGAACAGCAACTAATAATATCGGTACAGCACAATACAACAGCGATGCCGCTCAGGCTAACATTGCTTCGGCAAAAGCAAGATTGTGGAATGCGGAACAGAATTTTAACCGATATAAAAATCTTTTGAAAGACGAGGCGGTAACCCGTCAACAGTTCGACCAGGTGAAAACGGAATATGAAGCGAGCAGTGCTGCTCTGGAGGCGGTATCTTCGCAATATGAGGCGATTGCGAATTCCCGGAGTACTTCTGTGCTCACGGTGACCGAAGTACAGTCCCGATTAGGAATGAACGATGCAGAGATCAAACGTGCTGAAAATGCATTAAATATGGCTAAGCTCAATCTTTCATATACCGTAATCACAGCGCCTCATGATGGTATCATGGGAAGAAGGACGATCAATATTGGACAGCTGTTGAGTCCAAGTCAGCAGGTAGCCACTATCGTAGACAGTAATAACATTTGGATCACGGCCAATTATCGTGAAAAGCAGATGGAAAATGTTATGATAGGAGCTTTAGCGACCATTCAGGTAGACGCTTTGGGGGGAAAGGAGTTTGTCGGGAAAATCACGGCGATCTCAGGCGCGACAGGCGCGCGGTATGCGGCAGTACCTTTGGATAACTCCACCGGTAATTTTGTAAAGGTACAGCAAAGAATACCTGTAAGAATAGAATTTACTTCGGAAAATAAAACAGAGGACTTAAAACTGTTGCGTGCAGGAATGAATGTGGAGGTTACTTTAAGATAA
- a CDS encoding TolC family protein has product MKIKPFSYLFLVIGLLFSDSLLFAQEATQKKLTVEELFSLVLENNPTLSVSKAGIKIAKQNVEVAKNLQLPDLNLSASALYIGDGVLLDKDFSNSTTVKMPHFGNNYALEATQLIWKGGMVKHTIEAKSLQEDLATLNYQFNEQNIKLLALGYYLDLYKLQNQASVYRKNIQLAEQRLQNISRFYKEGMVTRNDVIRGELQISNLNLALQVIENNVQILNKQLLVALGLPEGIQLLADEKLLQTNLEASSLAFYQNDIDQHPSVLMSKKGVELSETATKITKTERMPTLAAFAGNKLQKPITTTSPALDMYSNGWNVGLSLSYDISSLYKSSKKIQANIYELEKAKAQENETEKMIEVAVNAAYIKYNETRSQNSTLAKNKDLTEENYRIMESKYNNQLAILLDMIDASNAKLDAELQYTNSEINIVFAYYKLLKESGKM; this is encoded by the coding sequence ATGAAAATAAAACCATTCAGTTATCTGTTTTTGGTAATCGGATTGCTTTTTTCAGACTCCTTACTATTTGCTCAGGAAGCTACTCAAAAAAAGCTCACCGTTGAAGAACTCTTTTCTTTGGTTCTGGAAAACAATCCAACTTTATCAGTTTCCAAAGCAGGTATAAAAATAGCAAAACAGAACGTAGAGGTCGCTAAAAATTTACAGCTTCCTGATCTTAATCTAAGCGCCAGCGCCCTTTATATCGGTGACGGTGTCCTACTTGATAAAGATTTTTCCAATTCGACGACGGTCAAGATGCCACATTTTGGCAATAACTATGCCTTGGAAGCGACTCAGTTAATCTGGAAGGGTGGTATGGTCAAACATACTATCGAAGCCAAATCGCTACAAGAAGATCTCGCAACCCTGAATTATCAGTTTAACGAGCAGAATATCAAGTTGCTAGCCTTGGGCTACTATTTGGACTTGTATAAATTGCAAAATCAGGCTTCCGTATACCGTAAAAATATTCAATTGGCCGAGCAACGGTTACAGAATATAAGCCGGTTTTATAAAGAAGGTATGGTCACTCGAAATGATGTGATCCGTGGTGAACTGCAGATCTCTAATCTAAACCTGGCTTTACAGGTGATCGAGAATAATGTGCAGATCTTGAATAAACAGCTATTGGTTGCCTTGGGTCTTCCTGAAGGAATACAGCTCCTGGCAGATGAAAAGCTATTGCAGACCAATTTGGAAGCATCTTCTTTAGCGTTCTACCAAAACGATATTGATCAGCACCCCTCAGTTCTCATGAGTAAAAAGGGAGTTGAACTATCCGAAACGGCAACGAAGATAACAAAGACCGAACGTATGCCAACCTTAGCCGCTTTTGCAGGTAATAAATTGCAAAAACCAATTACGACGACATCGCCCGCCCTGGATATGTACTCAAATGGTTGGAATGTAGGTTTGTCATTAAGCTATGATATCAGTTCGCTCTATAAATCTTCGAAAAAGATACAGGCTAACATATATGAATTAGAGAAAGCTAAAGCGCAGGAAAATGAAACAGAAAAAATGATCGAAGTTGCGGTTAATGCCGCCTACATAAAATATAATGAAACACGTAGCCAGAACTCAACATTGGCAAAAAATAAAGATCTGACAGAGGAGAATTACAGAATCATGGAAAGTAAATACAATAACCAGCTGGCCATTCTGCTTGATATGATCGATGCAAGCAATGCCAAGTTGGATGCTGAACTGCAGTACACCAACTCGGAAATCAATATTGTGTTTGCGTATTACAAATTATTGAAAGAAAGCGGGAAAATGTAA
- a CDS encoding helix-turn-helix domain-containing protein, whose product MSLIRILNEKDFFENAKMGHILRPANFSMIFIRSGSIHLEINNQSVSYVEDHVLLISSHNSYKLSHYTDDLKIYMLIYNRETIREKIHFNFSRYDVYRIINAEKNQNIFNPDKVIFDQLTGLVELMIYQTDMENRQSFFHEQIILSIFSTITYKLMDSLEIQLQFDRKRNARKEEITLQFLELATDYYKTEKELDFYAKKLNISIKYLSICVKEITDIAPSVFIATALLNEAKTLLFSSKDTITRIAEELNFSDQYAFGKFFKKHTGLSPKNYRNKHEVTLF is encoded by the coding sequence ATGTCATTGATAAGAATACTAAATGAAAAAGACTTTTTTGAAAATGCTAAGATGGGCCATATCCTGAGACCCGCTAATTTTAGCATGATTTTTATCAGAAGTGGATCCATTCATTTGGAGATCAATAACCAATCTGTTTCTTATGTGGAGGATCACGTTTTACTGATATCCTCGCATAACAGCTATAAATTGAGCCATTATACCGATGACCTTAAAATATACATGCTGATCTATAATCGGGAGACTATCAGGGAAAAGATTCATTTTAACTTTAGCCGGTACGATGTGTACCGGATCATCAATGCGGAGAAAAATCAAAATATCTTCAATCCAGATAAAGTGATTTTTGACCAGTTAACAGGTTTGGTGGAACTTATGATTTATCAGACTGATATGGAGAATAGACAATCTTTCTTTCACGAACAGATCATCCTCTCCATATTTTCCACCATAACCTATAAATTGATGGATTCATTAGAAATCCAGCTTCAATTTGACCGAAAACGAAATGCACGGAAAGAGGAAATCACCTTGCAGTTTCTTGAATTGGCTACAGATTATTATAAAACGGAAAAGGAGTTAGATTTTTATGCCAAAAAACTCAATATCTCGATCAAGTATCTATCGATTTGTGTCAAGGAAATTACCGATATAGCACCTTCCGTATTCATTGCTACAGCCTTACTCAATGAGGCTAAAACTTTACTGTTCAGTTCAAAGGATACCATTACAAGGATTGCCGAGGAATTAAACTTCTCGGATCAGTATGCTTTTGGTAAATTTTTTAAAAAACATACGGGATTAAGTCCTAAAAATTACCGGAATAAACACGAGGTTACCTTGTTTTGA
- a CDS encoding ATP-binding protein, with translation MKNNTKITNTSIESAGLPKDAKHVMAEYIWNGFDAKATEVSIDIESNTLGFITSICIRDNGEGIPRETLNLSFGNFLDSLKKNSLKRSSYTRGKKGKGRFSFSLFATRATWNTTVKTDDELISYSIRIDRDAKEQYDIGDIKSAAKPEGTGTTVKLEGIFGLTATTLESEEFTDFLAQEFGWYLLLNRDWGYRILLNGTALHYNNLIQETDSTIFTLYSIAENSYSFRVNYIRWKEQIGDRYYYYFLNSNKTEVAKLLSSFNNNAIDFHHSVYIESDFFDQFEQADIAISSESNLFSEKEQQVIYRKLLAELRDFLERKQKKYIREQAVTVKLEELEKKNLLPRYSSSDIDVNRKRILQSLIQELYIADPRAFVGIKADLIRTYLGLLDLLLQTDRKQDIVPLFENAIALSEKERDTIRKILES, from the coding sequence ATGAAGAATAACACCAAGATCACCAATACAAGTATAGAATCAGCAGGTTTACCAAAAGACGCCAAACATGTTATGGCAGAATATATCTGGAATGGATTTGATGCTAAGGCTACAGAAGTCTCTATCGACATCGAAAGTAATACCCTCGGATTTATAACAAGTATCTGCATTCGTGATAATGGGGAAGGAATTCCCAGGGAAACACTGAACCTTTCATTTGGGAATTTTTTAGATTCGCTCAAGAAAAATAGCTTAAAACGGAGCTCCTATACGCGTGGAAAAAAGGGAAAAGGCCGTTTTTCTTTCTCACTCTTTGCCACACGAGCAACTTGGAATACTACTGTTAAGACAGATGATGAGCTGATTTCCTATAGCATACGAATAGATCGTGACGCTAAAGAACAATATGATATCGGGGATATCAAATCAGCGGCTAAACCTGAGGGAACTGGTACAACTGTCAAACTGGAAGGTATCTTTGGACTAACAGCTACTACACTGGAGTCTGAAGAATTTACAGATTTTCTTGCGCAGGAATTTGGTTGGTATCTGCTTCTCAACCGGGATTGGGGGTACCGCATCCTCCTCAATGGGACTGCACTTCATTATAATAACCTGATACAGGAGACCGACAGTACGATATTCACTCTTTATAGTATAGCAGAAAACTCGTACAGCTTCCGTGTAAACTATATCCGATGGAAAGAACAGATCGGAGACCGTTACTATTACTATTTTTTAAACAGCAACAAAACTGAAGTAGCAAAACTGCTCAGTAGTTTTAATAATAATGCGATCGACTTCCACCACTCGGTGTATATAGAATCTGACTTCTTTGATCAATTCGAGCAAGCTGATATCGCGATTTCTTCGGAAAGCAATCTCTTCAGTGAAAAAGAACAGCAGGTTATTTATCGTAAATTACTGGCTGAATTACGTGATTTTCTGGAGCGTAAACAGAAAAAATATATTCGCGAGCAGGCCGTCACAGTCAAACTTGAAGAACTGGAGAAGAAAAACCTCCTGCCGCGTTACAGCTCGTCAGATATCGATGTAAACCGAAAAAGGATTTTACAATCTCTGATTCAGGAACTGTATATTGCCGATCCACGTGCCTTTGTTGGTATCAAAGCTGACCTCATACGTACTTATCTCGGTCTTCTGGACTTGCTCTTGCAAACAGACCGTAAACAGGATATTGTACCACTTTTTGAAAATGCTATTGCGCTTTCGGAAAAAGAGCGTGATACGATCAGAAAGATACTGGAAAGTTAG
- a CDS encoding DNA polymerase beta superfamily protein, with protein MMTIKDLHDQNLILFKAITGSRAYGLDTVASDTDIKGVFYLPKNVFYGLSYIAQINNDSHDEVYYELGRFVELLSKNNPGAMELLASASASILINHPLMANFQFKKLLNMGLIDSFVQYAMQQVKKAKGLNKKINNPHVGARKSLLDFAYIMSSGKSYPVESWLQDHKLKSHFCGLIKLNHCKNVFALYYDKNEQGLYRGIMAKADSHEVALSSIEKGEETLALLFVNHEAYSSYCKDFKAYKEWEKKRNVMRYAGTVAHGQGYDAKNMMHTIRLMEVARDLLLKGELILKRPNREALLEIKSGRWTYDELCRKVEVIQCEIDELYFESSFPKSMDTTYLEKSLLQIRESLYQ; from the coding sequence ATGATGACAATTAAAGATCTGCATGATCAAAATCTGATTCTGTTTAAAGCAATAACAGGAAGCAGGGCTTACGGTTTAGATACAGTGGCATCTGATACAGATATTAAAGGCGTGTTTTACTTACCAAAAAATGTGTTCTATGGTTTAAGCTATATCGCTCAAATTAATAACGATAGTCATGATGAGGTATATTATGAATTAGGCAGATTTGTCGAATTACTCAGTAAAAATAATCCGGGAGCAATGGAACTACTGGCTAGTGCTTCAGCATCCATATTGATAAACCATCCATTAATGGCAAATTTTCAATTTAAAAAACTCCTTAATATGGGATTGATAGATAGTTTTGTTCAATATGCGATGCAGCAGGTGAAAAAAGCCAAAGGCTTGAACAAAAAGATCAATAATCCACATGTAGGAGCGCGGAAAAGTTTATTAGATTTTGCTTACATAATGAGTAGCGGAAAAAGTTATCCTGTAGAATCATGGTTACAGGATCATAAGTTAAAGTCTCACTTTTGCGGATTGATTAAATTGAATCATTGTAAAAATGTGTTTGCATTATATTATGATAAGAATGAGCAAGGATTATATCGCGGTATAATGGCAAAAGCAGATAGCCATGAAGTTGCCTTGAGTTCCATTGAGAAAGGAGAGGAGACCTTAGCATTGCTCTTTGTTAATCATGAAGCCTATTCGTCATATTGTAAAGATTTTAAGGCATACAAGGAGTGGGAAAAGAAGCGTAATGTTATGCGTTATGCTGGAACTGTCGCACATGGACAAGGATATGATGCTAAAAATATGATGCATACTATACGTCTGATGGAGGTTGCGCGAGATCTGTTATTAAAGGGAGAACTCATTCTTAAGCGCCCTAATCGTGAAGCACTGCTCGAAATAAAATCAGGCAGATGGACATATGACGAATTATGTAGAAAGGTGGAAGTGATACAATGTGAAATTGATGAACTGTATTTCGAGAGTTCATTCCCAAAATCAATGGATACCACTTATTTAGAAAAAAGTCTTCTTCAAATACGCGAATCGTTATATCAATAG